A window of Campylobacter pinnipediorum subsp. pinnipediorum contains these coding sequences:
- a CDS encoding ATP-binding protein, which translates to MFKVLFSVPVFLLAILAGVGLWFLIDYLEQFRLYSTLADIGTIFAMAAVFGLTFYVAIAIFVIPIRSILHK; encoded by the coding sequence ATGTTTAAAGTTTTATTTTCTGTTCCAGTTTTTTTACTAGCTATATTAGCTGGTGTTGGTCTTTGGTTTTTAATAGACTATTTGGAACAATTTAGACTATATTCAACTCTTGCTGACATTGGAACTATCTTTGCAATGGCAGCTGTTTTTGGACTAACATTTTATGTTGCTATAGCTATTTTTGTAATACCGATAAGAAGTATCTTGCATAAATAA
- the tkt gene encoding transketolase, producing the protein MLKKQADTIRFLCADMVQKANSGHPGAPMGLADIMVVLMQNLKHNPKDPKWLNRDRLVFSGGHASSLVYSFLYLSGYDLSFEELQNFRQLGSKTPGHPEIETNGVEIATGPLGQGVANAVGFAMAAKYAANILNAPKNKIIDHKVYCLCGDGDLQEGISYEACAMAGNLNLDNLVIIYDSNNITIEGDTNLAWNEDVKLRFEAQGFEVAKINGHDYDEIEFALKEAKNKTKPYLIIANTCIAKGAGELEGSHHSHGAPLGEEIIKIAKQNAGFDPDKKFHIDEDVLLRFRVALEKGDLAQTLWQEQVDKLDNDGKKLLNSLLNPDFSKISYPDFGDKKMATRDTNGLIINAIANALPGFIGGSADLAPSNKTELKNMGDFPNGRNIHFGIREHSMAAINNAFARYGLFMPFSATFFIFSDYMKSGARMAALMKLKHYFIFTHDSIGVGEDGPTHQPIEQLSQFRAMPNFYTFRPADGNENAKSWQVALGLNAPCAFVCSRQGLEPLASSVFGDVSNGAYLLKQSENAKVTLIASGSEVSLVLKTAELLDNDGIGANVVSAPCYDLLCNQDKQYIDKIIQKDTYKIAVEASSALEWYKFADDVYGMKTFGESGKADELFKHFGFEPNALYNFIKEKL; encoded by the coding sequence ATGCTTAAAAAACAAGCTGATACTATAAGATTTTTGTGTGCCGATATGGTGCAAAAGGCAAATAGCGGCCATCCTGGTGCACCTATGGGGCTTGCTGATATTATGGTAGTGCTTATGCAAAATTTAAAACACAATCCAAAAGATCCAAAGTGGTTAAACCGTGATAGATTAGTATTTAGTGGAGGACATGCTAGTTCTTTAGTATATAGCTTTTTGTATTTAAGTGGTTATGATTTAAGTTTTGAAGAATTGCAAAATTTTAGACAACTTGGCTCAAAAACCCCAGGCCATCCAGAGATCGAAACAAATGGTGTTGAGATAGCAACAGGCCCTTTGGGACAAGGTGTGGCTAATGCTGTTGGTTTTGCTATGGCTGCAAAATATGCTGCAAATATCCTTAATGCTCCTAAAAATAAAATTATAGATCATAAAGTGTATTGTCTTTGTGGTGATGGTGATTTACAAGAGGGTATAAGCTATGAGGCTTGTGCTATGGCTGGAAATTTAAACCTTGATAATCTTGTAATAATATATGATTCAAATAATATAACTATAGAAGGCGATACAAATTTAGCTTGGAACGAAGATGTTAAGTTGCGTTTTGAGGCACAAGGTTTTGAAGTAGCAAAAATAAATGGACATGATTATGATGAGATTGAGTTTGCTCTAAAAGAGGCTAAAAATAAGACAAAACCTTATTTGATAATAGCAAATACTTGTATTGCAAAAGGTGCTGGAGAGCTTGAAGGTAGTCATCACTCTCACGGTGCTCCGCTTGGAGAAGAAATTATTAAAATCGCAAAACAAAATGCTGGGTTTGACCCAGATAAGAAATTTCATATAGATGAAGATGTATTGCTAAGATTTAGAGTTGCTCTTGAAAAGGGTGATTTGGCACAAACTTTGTGGCAAGAACAAGTTGATAAATTAGACAATGATGGTAAAAAATTATTAAACTCTCTTTTAAATCCTGATTTTTCAAAGATAAGCTATCCTGATTTTGGTGACAAAAAAATGGCTACTAGGGATACAAATGGCCTTATAATAAATGCCATAGCCAATGCTTTGCCTGGGTTTATCGGCGGTAGTGCAGATCTTGCTCCATCAAACAAAACAGAGCTTAAAAATATGGGTGATTTTCCAAATGGTAGAAATATACATTTTGGTATAAGAGAACACTCAATGGCTGCTATAAATAATGCCTTTGCAAGGTATGGATTATTTATGCCATTTTCAGCTACATTTTTTATATTTAGCGATTACATGAAATCTGGCGCAAGAATGGCAGCCCTTATGAAATTAAAACATTATTTCATATTTACGCATGATAGTATAGGTGTTGGCGAAGATGGACCAACTCATCAGCCTATTGAGCAATTAAGCCAATTTAGAGCTATGCCTAATTTTTATACATTCCGTCCGGCAGATGGTAATGAAAATGCAAAATCTTGGCAGGTCGCTCTTGGATTAAATGCTCCTTGTGCTTTTGTTTGTTCTAGACAAGGTTTAGAGCCATTGGCGAGTTCTGTTTTTGGTGATGTTTCAAATGGTGCTTATCTTTTGAAACAAAGCGAAAATGCAAAGGTAACTTTGATAGCTAGTGGAAGTGAAGTATCTTTGGTGTTAAAAACTGCTGAGCTACTAGATAATGATGGCATAGGAGCGAATGTTGTTTCTGCTCCTTGTTATGATTTGCTTTGTAATCAAGATAAACAATACATAGATAAAATCATACAAAAAGATACATATAAAATCGCAGTAGAAGCTTCCAGTGCATTAGAGTGGTATAAATTTGCTGATGATGTATATGGTATGAAAACATTTGGCGAGAGCGGAAAGGCCGATGAGTTATTTAAGCATTTTGGATTTGAACCAAATGCACTTTATAACTTTATAAAAGAGAAACTTTAG
- the rpsF gene encoding 30S ribosomal protein S6, with the protein MRHYELLFILKPTLTEEEAKARVDFVKEVITKNGGEIATVVEMGTRKLAYKIQKYERGTYFVIYYKAPPALLTELTRNIRITEDIIRFLSVKYENKSEIAAWDRLCKGIKQTIKTQTREPRAYREPRAEKPTEEAAAEK; encoded by the coding sequence ATGAGACATTACGAGCTTTTATTTATTCTAAAGCCAACATTGACTGAAGAAGAAGCTAAAGCAAGAGTTGACTTCGTAAAAGAAGTTATTACAAAAAATGGTGGTGAGATAGCAACTGTTGTTGAAATGGGCACTCGCAAACTAGCATACAAAATACAAAAATATGAGCGTGGAACATATTTTGTTATATACTACAAAGCACCTCCAGCATTATTAACTGAGCTTACAAGAAACATCAGAATAACTGAAGATATTATAAGATTTTTAAGTGTAAAATATGAAAACAAGAGCGAAATAGCTGCTTGGGATAGACTATGCAAGGGAATCAAACAAACAATAAAAACACAAACACGTGAGCCAAGAGCATATCGTGAGCCAAGAGCAGAAAAACCAACAGAAGAAGCTGCTGCAGAAAAATAG
- the holA gene encoding DNA polymerase III subunit delta: MYKKELDTLLETKKINNFFLLFGAEEYQIQDYTEEILSIFINEDTNLLTLYFDEYEFKTAINHLSEPSLFASQNILHIKTDKKIPTKDLKALISLCKDNQDNKFILELYESDTKITSEISKVFGTNFVRFFKPNTPDEAINILAKTSRKIGLNITKNALYDIYFIHNENLYLAASELNKLSSLNLHIDQEIVKKLVFSLSSIGFDEFFNKLFNLQDIKNDFFQIEQSPSFNEIALINSFYKLFFRLFKLHSYIKINGKFDIKEAIGYKPPINIENTLKQQSLMLNLKNYEEIFKALNLAELELKTNSSIDKSAFLISMILNLQNIISKAKFK, translated from the coding sequence GTGTATAAAAAAGAACTAGATACTCTTTTAGAGACAAAAAAAATAAACAATTTTTTCTTATTGTTTGGAGCAGAAGAGTATCAAATACAAGATTACACCGAAGAAATACTATCAATTTTTATAAATGAAGATACAAATTTACTTACACTTTATTTTGATGAGTATGAGTTTAAGACAGCTATAAATCATCTAAGTGAGCCATCTTTATTTGCAAGTCAAAATATATTACATATAAAAACTGATAAAAAAATTCCAACAAAAGATTTAAAAGCATTAATATCACTATGCAAAGACAATCAAGATAATAAATTTATACTAGAATTATATGAAAGTGATACAAAAATTACAAGTGAAATATCAAAAGTATTTGGAACAAATTTTGTAAGATTTTTCAAGCCAAATACACCTGATGAAGCTATAAATATACTAGCAAAAACATCAAGAAAAATTGGCTTAAATATAACTAAAAATGCACTTTATGATATATACTTTATACACAATGAAAATTTATACTTAGCGGCTAGTGAATTAAACAAACTTTCTAGCTTAAACCTACACATAGACCAAGAAATAGTAAAAAAATTAGTTTTTAGTCTTTCCAGCATAGGTTTTGATGAATTTTTTAATAAACTATTTAATCTACAAGATATAAAAAATGATTTTTTTCAAATCGAACAAAGCCCTAGCTTTAATGAAATAGCTCTAATAAACTCGTTTTATAAACTATTTTTTAGACTTTTTAAACTTCATTCATATATAAAAATAAACGGAAAATTTGACATAAAAGAGGCTATTGGATACAAGCCGCCTATAAATATAGAAAATACACTAAAGCAACAGAGCCTAATGCTAAATTTAAAAAACTATGAAGAAATCTTCAAAGCATTAAATTTGGCAGAATTAGAACTAAAAACAAACTCGTCAATAGACAAAAGTGCATTTTTGATATCTATGATTTTAAATCTACAAAATATTATATCAAAAGCAAAATTTAAGTAG
- a CDS encoding undecaprenyl-diphosphate phosphatase, which produces MDFVQTIVLALVQGFSEFLPISSSAHLILVPELLGWKDQGLVFDVAVHIGTLFAIVFYFRNMVFSALKDFFCSIKLKKNVGQSRLVWAVGFGTIPAGIIGLLIKDIVEDYARNGLIIAFTTIIFGIILFFADKKNGNKQEGDISIKIALVIGLAQAFALIPGVSRSGVTISMALLLGFSKVASANFSFLLSIPIIILAGGLKLLKINSSDVIVSDLLIGMFVSGISAYICVKLFISIISKISMLPFVIYRILLGCFLLFWFLF; this is translated from the coding sequence GTGGATTTTGTTCAAACTATCGTTTTAGCCCTTGTTCAGGGCTTTAGTGAGTTTTTGCCTATCTCTAGCTCTGCTCATTTGATTTTGGTTCCCGAGCTTCTTGGTTGGAAAGACCAAGGGCTTGTTTTTGATGTAGCTGTTCATATAGGGACCTTATTTGCCATAGTCTTTTATTTTAGAAATATGGTTTTTTCTGCATTGAAAGATTTTTTTTGTTCTATAAAATTAAAAAAAAATGTCGGACAAAGTAGGCTTGTTTGGGCTGTTGGATTTGGGACTATTCCAGCTGGTATAATTGGACTTCTTATAAAAGATATTGTAGAAGATTATGCTAGAAATGGGCTTATTATAGCTTTTACTACAATTATTTTTGGTATTATTTTATTTTTTGCAGATAAAAAAAATGGCAACAAACAAGAGGGTGATATAAGTATCAAGATAGCCCTTGTTATAGGCCTTGCTCAAGCATTTGCTTTAATACCGGGTGTTTCTAGGTCGGGTGTTACTATTAGTATGGCATTGTTGCTTGGATTTTCCAAGGTTGCTAGTGCAAATTTCTCTTTTTTGTTATCTATACCGATAATAATTTTAGCCGGTGGTTTGAAATTATTAAAAATAAATAGTAGCGATGTTATTGTCTCCGATTTGCTTATAGGTATGTTTGTTAGCGGAATTAGTGCATATATTTGTGTTAAATTATTTATCTCTATAATATCAAAAATAAGTATGCTACCATTTGTTATTTATCGTATATTGCTTGGTTGTTTTTTATTATTTTGGTTTCTTTTTTGA
- a CDS encoding single-stranded DNA-binding protein: MFNKVVLVGNLTRDIELRYTTTGVAIGNSGIAVTRKFTTNGEKREETCFIDISFFGKQAEIANQYLSKGSKLLVEGRLKLDQWTDNNGQNRSKHSVSVENMEMLGGGNQMQNQGGGFNQNQGWNNQQSYDNQSYNNNNNYAKQNNFNNQEQTPAYNKQNNDFVKTQQNNKFDDTQDINDEYDSDDSIPF; this comes from the coding sequence ATGTTCAATAAAGTAGTTTTAGTAGGAAACTTAACCAGAGACATAGAGTTAAGATATACAACAACTGGTGTTGCTATCGGAAATTCAGGTATAGCCGTAACAAGAAAATTTACAACAAATGGCGAAAAACGCGAAGAGACTTGCTTTATTGATATATCATTTTTTGGAAAACAAGCAGAAATTGCCAACCAATACCTAAGCAAAGGATCTAAACTTTTAGTTGAAGGTCGTTTAAAGCTTGATCAATGGACTGATAATAATGGACAAAATAGAAGTAAACACAGTGTAAGTGTTGAAAATATGGAAATGCTTGGTGGTGGCAACCAAATGCAAAATCAAGGTGGTGGTTTTAATCAAAATCAAGGCTGGAACAATCAGCAAAGTTATGATAACCAAAGCTATAATAACAATAATAACTATGCCAAGCAAAATAACTTTAACAACCAAGAACAAACACCAGCTTACAATAAGCAAAATAATGATTTTGTAAAAACTCAACAAAATAATAAATTTGATGATACTCAAGACATAAACGATGAGTATGATTCAGATGATAGTATACCGTTTTAA
- the rpsR gene encoding 30S ribosomal protein S18, which yields MAEKRKYSRKYCKYTEAKIDFIDYKDTSLLKYCLSERFKIMPRRLTGTSKKYQEMVEKAIKRARHAAIIPYIIDRDSVVSNPFEGL from the coding sequence ATGGCAGAGAAAAGAAAATATTCACGCAAATATTGCAAATACACAGAAGCTAAGATAGATTTTATAGACTATAAAGATACATCTCTTTTAAAGTACTGCTTATCAGAGAGATTTAAAATTATGCCTAGAAGATTAACAGGTACATCTAAAAAATACCAAGAGATGGTTGAAAAAGCGATAAAAAGAGCTAGACACGCAGCTATTATACCTTACATAATAGACCGTGATAGTGTAGTTTCAAATCCTTTTGAGGGACTATAA